One window of the Rhizobiaceae bacterium genome contains the following:
- the folP gene encoding dihydropteroate synthase yields the protein MRIVSKQWHLAHGRALELGPTARIMGVLNVTPDSFSDGGRFDRLDDAVAQAERMIEEGADIVDIGGETTKPGAVSVSASEEQARVLPIIETLAARTPALISIDTYRAETARLAVEAGAHIVNDVWGLQREPHIAEVAAATGAGLVVMHTGRERVVDPDVIADQKTFLGKSLEIAASAGVPPQRIVLDPGFGFAKETMEINLDLMARFEELHALGFPLLVGTSRKRFIGGLTGRASDDRDVATAATSAILRLKGAAIFRVHNVAFSRDALVFADAMLARQGHQQDR from the coding sequence ATGCGAATAGTTTCGAAACAATGGCATCTGGCGCACGGACGCGCGCTCGAACTCGGTCCGACGGCGCGGATCATGGGCGTATTGAACGTCACGCCGGACAGTTTTTCCGATGGCGGACGTTTCGACAGGCTCGATGACGCCGTCGCGCAGGCCGAGCGGATGATCGAGGAAGGCGCCGACATTGTCGATATCGGCGGCGAGACGACGAAGCCGGGCGCTGTTTCCGTCAGCGCGTCCGAGGAGCAGGCCCGGGTCCTGCCGATCATCGAAACCTTGGCGGCGCGCACCCCGGCGCTGATCTCGATCGACACCTATCGCGCGGAGACGGCTCGCCTTGCCGTCGAGGCGGGCGCGCATATCGTCAACGATGTCTGGGGCTTGCAACGCGAACCTCATATAGCGGAGGTGGCCGCGGCAACCGGTGCCGGGCTAGTCGTCATGCATACGGGGCGAGAGCGGGTTGTCGATCCTGACGTGATCGCCGACCAGAAGACCTTTCTCGGAAAATCGCTCGAGATCGCCGCGTCGGCCGGCGTTCCGCCTCAAAGGATCGTGCTCGATCCCGGTTTCGGCTTCGCCAAGGAGACGATGGAGATCAATCTCGATCTGATGGCGCGTTTCGAGGAACTGCACGCGCTCGGCTTCCCGCTGCTCGTCGGAACATCGCGGAAACGCTTCATCGGCGGGCTGACGGGCAGGGCGTCTGACGACCGCGACGTCGCCACGGCCGCGACGAGCGCCATATTGCGCCTCAAGGGCGCCGCCATTTTCCGTGTCCACAATGTCGCATTCAGCAGGGACGCGCTCGTCTTTGCCGATGCTATGCTTGCCCGGCAAGGGCACCAACAGGATCGCTGA
- a CDS encoding DUF922 domain-containing protein — MKSAALALLSVFVAMAPARAADLRKSYSYFSIGGSTLEDIERELERRGPNVGTTGQRHPGATRMEFKTKLSWRQQKNRCTLETARVTITAKVILPRWKPGRKASSETRFIWSTLAADIKRHEEAHVIIAKNHGRELEKALMAIGSLRTCQKVTDRASTVTKRILDKHEREQQRFDRVESDGFEKRLFRLLEYRLRSAKSG, encoded by the coding sequence ATGAAATCAGCCGCGCTGGCCTTGCTGTCTGTATTCGTCGCCATGGCGCCGGCAAGGGCTGCCGATCTCAGGAAGAGCTACAGCTATTTCTCCATCGGCGGAAGCACGCTGGAAGACATCGAGCGCGAGCTTGAGCGGCGCGGTCCCAATGTCGGCACCACCGGTCAACGCCACCCGGGTGCGACGCGCATGGAATTCAAGACAAAGCTGAGCTGGAGGCAGCAGAAAAACCGCTGCACCCTCGAAACCGCACGCGTCACCATCACCGCCAAGGTGATCCTGCCGCGATGGAAGCCGGGGCGAAAAGCGAGCAGCGAGACGCGCTTCATCTGGTCGACGCTGGCCGCGGACATCAAGCGGCATGAGGAGGCGCATGTCATCATCGCCAAGAATCATGGACGCGAGCTGGAAAAGGCGCTGATGGCCATAGGAAGCCTCCGTACCTGCCAGAAGGTGACGGATCGCGCGTCGACGGTGACAAAACGCATTCTCGACAAGCATGAGCGCGAACAGCAGCGCTTCGACCGGGTGGAAAGCGACGGCTTCGAAAAGCGACTGTTCCGGCTGCTGGAATACCGCCTGCGGAGCGCCAAGTCCGGTTGA
- a CDS encoding ATPase, with product MRDILSDLEQGKLLSDPDPARRAQIQMKAPAVKRFYNDVSVAETPEGFAVHLDGRPVRTPARVVMIMPTRAAAELVAAEFAAQEEHFNPASMPVMRLVNTAIDGVASDPQAVLEDIQRFAASDMLFYRADSPERLVQRQADTWDPILDWAREVLGARFILSDGVIHVEQPRESIAAVGRHLKERGNPLLLAALHVMTTLTGSALIALAIEHGEINAEQGWTAAHVDEDWNIEQWGEDFEAAARRASRKAEMMSAVNLIEALKA from the coding sequence ATGCGCGACATTCTCAGCGATCTCGAACAGGGCAAGCTTCTTTCCGACCCCGACCCTGCCCGGCGCGCGCAGATCCAGATGAAGGCTCCGGCCGTCAAGCGATTCTACAATGACGTTTCGGTCGCCGAAACGCCGGAAGGGTTCGCGGTCCATCTCGACGGCCGGCCGGTGCGGACGCCGGCGCGCGTGGTCATGATCATGCCGACCAGAGCGGCCGCCGAGCTCGTGGCCGCGGAATTCGCCGCGCAAGAGGAGCATTTCAACCCGGCTTCAATGCCGGTCATGCGCCTCGTCAACACCGCGATCGACGGCGTTGCGTCGGACCCGCAGGCCGTTCTGGAGGACATCCAGCGCTTCGCGGCCAGCGATATGCTGTTTTACCGCGCCGATTCTCCCGAACGGCTGGTGCAGCGCCAGGCCGACACATGGGACCCGATACTCGATTGGGCGCGCGAAGTGCTGGGCGCGCGTTTCATTCTTTCCGATGGCGTCATACATGTCGAGCAGCCGCGCGAGTCCATCGCGGCGGTCGGCCGCCATCTCAAGGAACGGGGCAATCCGCTGCTGCTCGCTGCCCTGCATGTCATGACGACGCTGACCGGCTCAGCCCTGATCGCGCTTGCTATCGAGCATGGCGAGATCAACGCGGAGCAGGGCTGGACGGCGGCCCATGTCGACGAGGACTGGAACATCGAGCAGTGGGGCGAGGATTTCGAGGCTGCGGCGCGCCGGGCCTCGCGCAAGGCCGAAATGATGTCCGCCGTCAATCTGATCGAAGCCCTGAAAGCCTGA